The Populus trichocarpa isolate Nisqually-1 chromosome 11, P.trichocarpa_v4.1, whole genome shotgun sequence genome has a segment encoding these proteins:
- the LOC18103322 gene encoding SH2 domain-containing protein A isoform X1, which produces MGSRNNNNVINRKDYIFLKDFRMEIEVENEKDLSLSFWVYLIDSSTTTFPATIIKQVYPDITSCAPFLVLNEKIITLFPLLHAHKKTTNSSNSTSMEIKCPLENWIHVGFEVLTDIFRLHINGEIVSEQPQSSSLDKNWNSNGLRKIALVGSCADDGLQGYVYHAEVLPLSLSIKDHYVKDPPPWLSIDLSSTSEIDEDNDGIWNIVGGKASCRRIFSLDVVLLNAMSQAINKELEIVASLVYADNGLPVEKTSDDEDPLLTSCDGIEFFNYDRQGKLLHGRASLKLKISQLSSKCDNRLFRIKLEIPKFSGYHFLEAFSHPIRCISRSRNPRTSLTWKRPTSVAEPFNKSQSFGLYNGSIELQHNSIHEIRPSPSSKRIKLGQEKTSTMEKPDVECYSDAWTTNQVENAPRIPLDRGAENVEEADNSPSVSDSIEERLSDFNITSSSSYLISDVTIFKYCLGGLTDRALLLKEVATSASEEELFRLANEVSLYSGCSHHRRQIVIAKRLIEEGTKVWNSISQNNRLIHWENVIFEIEEQFMRITCSSTRSLTEKDFELLRRIAGCREYMAQENFEKIWRWLYPVAFTLASDPINTIWNSTSPKWIEGFITKEEAELSLQGPRGLQEPGTFVLRFPTSRSWPHPDAGSLIVTYVGSDYTVHHRLLSLDYIYSCEEREMNLKSLEHMLLAEPELSRLGRIVRQSQLT; this is translated from the exons ATGGGTAGtcgtaataataataatgtgatAAACAGAAAAGATTACATTTTTCTGAAAGATTTCAGAATGGAAATCGAAGTTGAAAACGAAAAAGatttatctctctctttctggGTTTATCTTATTGACTCCTCCACCACAACATTTCCTGCGACAATCATCAAACAG GTTTACCCGGATATTACTAGCTGTGCTCCTTTTCTTGTTCTGAATGAGAAGATAATCACGCTTTTTCCACTTCTCCATGCACacaaaaaaactacaaattctAGTAATTCTACATCAATGGAGATTAAATGTCCTCTGGAAAACTGGATTCATGTTGGATTTGAG GTTCTTACTGATATTTTTCGGCTTCACATTAATGGGGAGATTGTAAGCGAGCAGCCTCAGTCATCCTCCCTTGACAAAAACTGGAATTCCAATGGACTGAGGAAGATAGCATTAGTTGGTTCTTGTGCAGATGATGGCCTGCAGGGTTATGTTTACCATGCAGAAGTCTTGCCTTTAAGCTTGTCCATTAAGGATCACTATGTTAAG GATCCACCTCCGTGGTTATCAATTGATCTCTCGTCCACCtctgaaattgatgaagacaATGATGGCATCTGGAATATTGTTGGAGGCAAG GCTTCATGTCGTAGGATTTTTTCCTTGGATGTGGTTTTATTAAATGCAATGAGCCAGGCTATAAACAAGGAATTGGAG ATTGTTGCTTCACTGGTATATGCGGACAATGGGCTTCCTGTGGAGAAGACATCTGATGATGAAGATCCCCTTTTGACAAGCTGCGATgggattgaattttttaattatgatagaCAAGGAAAACTATTGCATGGGCGTGCATCTTTGAAGCTCAAAATATCTCAG CTTTCATCCAAGTGTGATAATAGGCTTTTCCGCATTAAATTAGAAATCCCAAAATTCAGTGGTTATCATTTCCTGGAGGCATTTTCCCATCCAATCCGTTGCATCTCTCGAAGTCGTAATCCCCGGACATCTCTGACATGGAAAAGGCCAACCTCTGTTGCTGAACCTTTCAACAAATCTCAATCATTTGGACTATATAATGGATCTATAGAATTGCAGCACAACTCCATCCATGAGATAAGACCTAGTCCATCATCAAAACGGATCAAACTTGGGCAAGAAAAGACATCTACCATGGAGAAGCCAGATGTGGAATGCTACTCTGATGCTTGGACAACTAATCAG GTTGAGAATGCACCACGGATACCATTAGATAGGGGAGCAGAGAATGTTGAAGAAGCAGACAATTCACCATCTGTGTCAGACAGTATCGAAGAAAGGTTATCGGATTTCAATATCACATCAAGCAGTAGCTATTTGATATCAGATGTGACCATTTTTAAATACTGCCTGGGAGGATTGACAGATAGGGCTCTTCTGCTGAAGGAGGTTGCAACCTCTGCCTCTGAAGAAGAGCTTTTTAGGCTTGCAAATGAGGTGTCTCTGTACTCAGGATGTTCACACCACAG ACGACAGATAGTGATAGCAAAGAGGTTGATAGAGGAAGGAACCAAAGTTTGGAATTCAATCTCACAAAACAACCGCCTCATTCATTGGGAGAATGTGATTtttgagattgaagagcaattCATGAGGATTACTTGCTCCAGTACTAGATCCCTCACAGAAAAG GATTTTGAGCTCCTGAGGAGAATTGCTGGATGCCGGGAATATATGGCCCAAGAAAATTTTGAGAAGATATGGCGTTGGTTGTATCCTGTTGCTTTTACATTAGCAAGCGATCCAATAAATACAATATGGAATTCTACTTCGCCAAAGTGGATAGAAGGATTTATCACAAAGGAAGAAGCAGAACTGTCACTTCAGGGTCCGAGGGGCCTTCAAGAGCCTGGAACATTTGTTCTGCGGTTTCCTACTTCAAGGAGCTGGCCCCATCCTGATGCAGGTAGCTTAATTGTGACTTACGTTGGCAGTGATTACACTGTTCACCACAGGTTGCTTTCCCTTGATTATATCTACAG TTGTGAGGAAAGGGAGATGAATTTGAAATCACTGGAACATATGCTGTTGGCAGAGCCTGAGCTCTCTCGGTTAGGAAG GATAGTAAGACAGAGTCAATTAACTTGA
- the LOC18103319 gene encoding fatty-acid-binding protein 3, chloroplastic isoform X2 has product MAMSMCSTQAWNILHHFPLKSPNHPVSLPFYKTHSDFSPLSTIPHLNNNSTPTHLSFKASSSSSSSSSSSFSEYTEETATKEKFQRSLSLPGCSTSLSLLGTGYREKVFAIIGVKVYAAGLYVNPSILSTLSTWKGQSASEIQENSALFSSIFQAPLEKSLQIVLVRDIDGKTFWDALDDAISPRIKTAIPVDESALSIFRSIFQGRSLKKGTLIFLTWLNPSKMLVCVSSDGIPSSVDARIESENVTSALFDVFFGDAPVSPSLKNSAANGLATILK; this is encoded by the exons ATGGCAATGTCAATGTGTTCTACTCAGGCCTGGAATATCTTACATCATTTTCCACTCAAATCTCCAAACCATCCAGTTTCGTTACCATTCTATAAAACCCACTCTGATTTCTCACCCTTATCCACAATCCCTCACCTCAACAACAACTCAACTCCAACCCATCTCTCTTTCAAAGCCTCCTCGTCCTCCTCGTCCTCCTCGTCCTCCTCCTTTTCAG AATACACAGAGGAAACAGCAACCAAGGAGAAATTTCAGAGATCGTTGAGTTTACCGGGTTGCTCTACCTCATTATCATTGCTTGGAACTG GATACAGGGAGAAGGTTTTTGCAATAATTGGTGTTAAGGTATATGCTGCAGGGCTATATGTCAATCCATCCATCTTAAGTACATTGAGCACTTGGAAAGGACAATCAGCCAGTGAGATTCAAGAGAATTCAGCTTTGTTTAGCTCGATTTTCCAAG CTCCCTTGGAAAAATCATTACAGATTGTTCTGGTGAGAGATATTGATGGTAAAACTTTCTGGGATGCCTTGGATGACGCCATATCCCCAAGAATCAAAACTGCCATTCCAGTTGACGAGTCTGCTCTGTCCATATTCCGAAGCATCTTCCAAGGTCGAAGTCTTAAGAAAGgaactttgatatttttgacTTGGCTGAATCCCTCCAAGATGCTA GTTTGTGTCTCATCTGATGGGATTCCCTCTAGTGTAGATGCTAGAATTGAGTCAGAAAATGTTACTTCTGCACTTTTTGACGTATTTTTCGGAGATGCTCCAGTTTCTCCGTCCTTGAAAAACTCAGCAGCCAATGGCCTTGCAACTATCCTCAAGTGA
- the LOC18103319 gene encoding fatty-acid-binding protein 3, chloroplastic isoform X1, with protein MAMSMCSTQAWNILHHFPLKSPNHPVSLPFYKTHSDFSPLSTIPHLNNNSTPTHLSFKASSSSSSSSSSSFSVGSAEYTEETATKEKFQRSLSLPGCSTSLSLLGTGYREKVFAIIGVKVYAAGLYVNPSILSTLSTWKGQSASEIQENSALFSSIFQAPLEKSLQIVLVRDIDGKTFWDALDDAISPRIKTAIPVDESALSIFRSIFQGRSLKKGTLIFLTWLNPSKMLVCVSSDGIPSSVDARIESENVTSALFDVFFGDAPVSPSLKNSAANGLATILK; from the exons ATGGCAATGTCAATGTGTTCTACTCAGGCCTGGAATATCTTACATCATTTTCCACTCAAATCTCCAAACCATCCAGTTTCGTTACCATTCTATAAAACCCACTCTGATTTCTCACCCTTATCCACAATCCCTCACCTCAACAACAACTCAACTCCAACCCATCTCTCTTTCAAAGCCTCCTCGTCCTCCTCGTCCTCCTCGTCCTCCTCCTTTTCAG TTGGGAGTGCAGAATACACAGAGGAAACAGCAACCAAGGAGAAATTTCAGAGATCGTTGAGTTTACCGGGTTGCTCTACCTCATTATCATTGCTTGGAACTG GATACAGGGAGAAGGTTTTTGCAATAATTGGTGTTAAGGTATATGCTGCAGGGCTATATGTCAATCCATCCATCTTAAGTACATTGAGCACTTGGAAAGGACAATCAGCCAGTGAGATTCAAGAGAATTCAGCTTTGTTTAGCTCGATTTTCCAAG CTCCCTTGGAAAAATCATTACAGATTGTTCTGGTGAGAGATATTGATGGTAAAACTTTCTGGGATGCCTTGGATGACGCCATATCCCCAAGAATCAAAACTGCCATTCCAGTTGACGAGTCTGCTCTGTCCATATTCCGAAGCATCTTCCAAGGTCGAAGTCTTAAGAAAGgaactttgatatttttgacTTGGCTGAATCCCTCCAAGATGCTA GTTTGTGTCTCATCTGATGGGATTCCCTCTAGTGTAGATGCTAGAATTGAGTCAGAAAATGTTACTTCTGCACTTTTTGACGTATTTTTCGGAGATGCTCCAGTTTCTCCGTCCTTGAAAAACTCAGCAGCCAATGGCCTTGCAACTATCCTCAAGTGA
- the LOC18103320 gene encoding receptor-like serine/threonine-protein kinase At1g78530, with protein sequence MEARVSDLGLATLMEPNKTHVSTLVAGTSGYLAPEYFETGKVTVKVDVYSFGVVLLELLTGMKPTDEEFFEEGTKLVTWVSLLNLMSISRLSCG encoded by the exons ATGGAAGCTCGAGTTTCTGATCTCGGATTGGCCACATTGATGGAACCTAATAAGACTCATGTTTCAACATTAGTAGCGGGAACTTCTGGATACTTGGCTCCTG AGTACTTTGAAACAGGGAAAGTGACCGTGAAAGTGGATGTATACAGCTTTGGAGTTGTCCTGCTCGAACTTCTAACTGGAATGAAGCCAACAGATGAAGAATTTTTCGAGGAAGGAACCAAGCTTGTAACATGGGTGAGTCTTCTGAATTTAATGAGCATTTCTAGACTCTCTTGTGGGTGA
- the LOC18103322 gene encoding SH2 domain-containing protein A isoform X2, whose product MGSRNNNNVINRKDYIFLKDFRMEIEVENEKDLSLSFWVYLIDSSTTTFPATIIKQVYPDITSCAPFLVLNEKIITLFPLLHAHKKTTNSSNSTSMEIKCPLENWIHVGFEVLTDIFRLHINGEIVSEQPQSSSLDKNWNSNGLRKIALVGSCADDGLQGYVYHAEVLPLSLSIKDHYVKDPPPWLSIDLSSTSEIDEDNDGIWNIVGGKASCRRIFSLDVVLLNAMSQAINKELEIVASLVYADNGLPVEKTSDDEDPLLTSCDGIEFFNYDRQGKLLHGRASLKLKISQLSSKCDNRLFRIKLEIPKFSGYHFLEAFSHPIRCISRSRNPRTSLTWKRPTSVAEPFNKSQSFGLYNGSIELQHNSIHEIRPSPSSKRIKLGQEKTSTMEKPDVECYSDAWTTNQVENAPRIPLDRGAENVEEADNSPSVSDSIEERLSDFNITSSSSYLISDVTIFKYCLGGLTDRALLLKEVATSASEEELFRLANEVSLYSGCSHHRRQIVIAKRLIEEGTKVWNSISQNNRLIHWENVIFEIEEQFMRITCSSTRSLTEKDFELLRRIAGCREYMAQENFEKIWRWLYPVAFTLASDPINTIWNSTSPKWIEGFITKEEAELSLQGPRGLQEPGTFVLRFPTSRSWPHPDAGSLIVTYVGSDYTVHHRLLSLDYIYSCEEREMNLKSLEHMLLAEPELSRLGRNYS is encoded by the exons ATGGGTAGtcgtaataataataatgtgatAAACAGAAAAGATTACATTTTTCTGAAAGATTTCAGAATGGAAATCGAAGTTGAAAACGAAAAAGatttatctctctctttctggGTTTATCTTATTGACTCCTCCACCACAACATTTCCTGCGACAATCATCAAACAG GTTTACCCGGATATTACTAGCTGTGCTCCTTTTCTTGTTCTGAATGAGAAGATAATCACGCTTTTTCCACTTCTCCATGCACacaaaaaaactacaaattctAGTAATTCTACATCAATGGAGATTAAATGTCCTCTGGAAAACTGGATTCATGTTGGATTTGAG GTTCTTACTGATATTTTTCGGCTTCACATTAATGGGGAGATTGTAAGCGAGCAGCCTCAGTCATCCTCCCTTGACAAAAACTGGAATTCCAATGGACTGAGGAAGATAGCATTAGTTGGTTCTTGTGCAGATGATGGCCTGCAGGGTTATGTTTACCATGCAGAAGTCTTGCCTTTAAGCTTGTCCATTAAGGATCACTATGTTAAG GATCCACCTCCGTGGTTATCAATTGATCTCTCGTCCACCtctgaaattgatgaagacaATGATGGCATCTGGAATATTGTTGGAGGCAAG GCTTCATGTCGTAGGATTTTTTCCTTGGATGTGGTTTTATTAAATGCAATGAGCCAGGCTATAAACAAGGAATTGGAG ATTGTTGCTTCACTGGTATATGCGGACAATGGGCTTCCTGTGGAGAAGACATCTGATGATGAAGATCCCCTTTTGACAAGCTGCGATgggattgaattttttaattatgatagaCAAGGAAAACTATTGCATGGGCGTGCATCTTTGAAGCTCAAAATATCTCAG CTTTCATCCAAGTGTGATAATAGGCTTTTCCGCATTAAATTAGAAATCCCAAAATTCAGTGGTTATCATTTCCTGGAGGCATTTTCCCATCCAATCCGTTGCATCTCTCGAAGTCGTAATCCCCGGACATCTCTGACATGGAAAAGGCCAACCTCTGTTGCTGAACCTTTCAACAAATCTCAATCATTTGGACTATATAATGGATCTATAGAATTGCAGCACAACTCCATCCATGAGATAAGACCTAGTCCATCATCAAAACGGATCAAACTTGGGCAAGAAAAGACATCTACCATGGAGAAGCCAGATGTGGAATGCTACTCTGATGCTTGGACAACTAATCAG GTTGAGAATGCACCACGGATACCATTAGATAGGGGAGCAGAGAATGTTGAAGAAGCAGACAATTCACCATCTGTGTCAGACAGTATCGAAGAAAGGTTATCGGATTTCAATATCACATCAAGCAGTAGCTATTTGATATCAGATGTGACCATTTTTAAATACTGCCTGGGAGGATTGACAGATAGGGCTCTTCTGCTGAAGGAGGTTGCAACCTCTGCCTCTGAAGAAGAGCTTTTTAGGCTTGCAAATGAGGTGTCTCTGTACTCAGGATGTTCACACCACAG ACGACAGATAGTGATAGCAAAGAGGTTGATAGAGGAAGGAACCAAAGTTTGGAATTCAATCTCACAAAACAACCGCCTCATTCATTGGGAGAATGTGATTtttgagattgaagagcaattCATGAGGATTACTTGCTCCAGTACTAGATCCCTCACAGAAAAG GATTTTGAGCTCCTGAGGAGAATTGCTGGATGCCGGGAATATATGGCCCAAGAAAATTTTGAGAAGATATGGCGTTGGTTGTATCCTGTTGCTTTTACATTAGCAAGCGATCCAATAAATACAATATGGAATTCTACTTCGCCAAAGTGGATAGAAGGATTTATCACAAAGGAAGAAGCAGAACTGTCACTTCAGGGTCCGAGGGGCCTTCAAGAGCCTGGAACATTTGTTCTGCGGTTTCCTACTTCAAGGAGCTGGCCCCATCCTGATGCAGGTAGCTTAATTGTGACTTACGTTGGCAGTGATTACACTGTTCACCACAGGTTGCTTTCCCTTGATTATATCTACAG TTGTGAGGAAAGGGAGATGAATTTGAAATCACTGGAACATATGCTGTTGGCAGAGCCTGAGCTCTCTCGGTTAGGAAG AAACTATTCATGA